The Rosa rugosa chromosome 1, drRosRugo1.1, whole genome shotgun sequence genomic sequence GTTAAGGTACCAAAAAATGCAATAGacaatagttcaggtaccatatgAGGATTTTTCCCTAATATATATTATAAAATTTTGGACTCTTCTAGTAAAGGATCTTTTTTTTTAGCCATTTTAGTGGATTGCTTGTGGGACTCATTTTTCGATCATGTTTCGGCATCTCAatcgttcattttttaggtctcTATGAGTAAATAACTTCTGCATAATTTCggtcaaattgataatcattaaggtaccaaactagatcaaatcaatggacgaaccaaatttgTCCGACTTGAACCGTTAATGTTCATAATtttaaatcacgattatgaacaCCTAAACGACCATCAacttggctgaaaatttacagataTGATGATCTACTCATAGAAATCTAAAAagtgaacggtcgagatgccgaTACGTGATAAAAAAGTGAGTCCCACAGGAGATTCCTtataatgacaaaaaaaaaaattcatttgtatatatGGAATAATAATCACTTGCAACATATAAATATAGTTTGACTTTGGTATATTGTGGCCAAATTAATTTGGAATACGCCTTCCCCATTATGtattatttttgtttcaaaATCACAGTTTTCATAGTCATATAATTGTTCCTGACACGAATTAAATGGATACAAAATGGAGGATGCAATCCTCCATACATTTTGCAAATTAAATTATTGAGATGTGTTCTTTTAGTACACACAATATAATTGAAGCTTGTAATTTGGATTAAAAGAATGATAACTTGTGATCATTGataaccaccacaggtggtcgagttggtaagagctttcaggtgtggaacccccacacccgggttcgaatcccgccgacgcttattggagttaaatcccaataaggtcccccgagcacggattagtctctgggcctaggaagcctttgagaaCACCGTGTGATtgccaaatcaaaaaaaaaaaaaaaaaacgtaataTTATCTGCTGAAATTTTtacacggattagtctctgggcctagaaagcctttgaggacaccgtgtgattgccAAATCAAAaagccaaataaaaaaaaaaaaaaaaaaacgtaataTTATCTGCTGAAATTTTtacacggattagtctctgggcctaggaagcctttgaggacaccgtgtgattgccaaataaaaaaaaaaaagaatacgtAATATTATCTGCTGAAATTTTTACAGGAGTATTTATGTTGGAACGTCATCGCAAGAAGAATCTGTCACCGTTGAGAAATGTTGCACATTTCGTGGCAGTCTTGCTAAGTTGGATGTCAAATCCGGCGTTATTATGTGGAAAACTTTCATGTTGCCGGATAATCATGGAGACTTGGGACAATACTCCGGAGCTGCAATCTGGGGAAGTAGTCCATCCATCGATGTCTTCAGAAAACATGTCTATATTGCTACTGGAAACACGTATTCAGTCCCCGAAAATGTGAGTCTATGCCAAGAAAATCAGAACAATTCAACCTTGCCTACTCATTCAGATTCGTGCATTGAGCCCGACAACCATGGCAATTCAATCCTAGCACTTGATATGGACTCTGGCGAAATTAAATGGTACCACCAGTTGGGCGGCTACGATGTATGGTTTTTGCAATGTCTGTTTAATACTTCGACCTGCCCTCCTGGACCTAATGTGGATGCTGATTTTGGGGAAGCACCTATGATGCTTAGTGCACAAGTCAATGGGAGCAAGCTAGATTTAGTTGTTGCCGTTCAGAAAAGCGGGTTTGCATGGGCTCTAGATCGGAATAATGGCAGCCTTGTGTGGTCTACGGTACATGAATTTGACTAACttttcatttcatcaaacaATGTTACTGCATGCTAATAAGTAATAACAAAATATTTAAAACAAGATTGCTAATGATATCTGACTAGTTATGTTATCAAATACATGTACATTACAATGCGATTCTACTAAATCAACTATTTTAATTGATGTGTAGCAAGCTGGGCCTAGTGGCATTGGTGGAGGAGGAATTTGGGGAGCAGCTACTGATGCGAAAAGGGTATACACCAACATTGCTAATTCTGGTGCCAAAAATTTCACTCTCAAGCCATCGAACAAGATAACGACTTCGGGTGGATGGGTGGCAATGGTCTCTGGCAGTGGCGAGATTCTATGGTCAACAGCGAATCCCAGCAATGCAACTTCTTATGGACCAGTTAGCGTAGCTAATGATGTCCTTTTTGGTGGATCCACAAGCCCAAAAGGGGAGATATACGCCATGGACGCCAAGACTGGCGAAGTTTTGTGGTCCTATGTCACCGGAGCAACCGTGTATGGTGGCATGTCCATAAGCAATGGTTGCATTTACATTGGCAATGGATATAGACCTCCATTTACTGCTGGAACCTCGTTGTTCGCCTTCTGTGTAACATAAGCAActctatatatgtataataagGCATCTCCAAATAACAACGTAGATGTAAAACCAAATGAATAAACTTTGATTACTATGTATGTAAAATGAAGTATTATATACTCTAGTATATAAGCTTATCAACTCGAATGCCTACTTCTTAATGTAATGTGGCTCTACATGTATGACGTATCTTAAATCTATAAGAAATATGATTAGTAATATAATATAATCTCGTCATTAATAAATGTAATGCATTAATGTTGTATAACAGCAAAATTATACGCTATTAATCTTATATAAATACGCAGGATAAGTCCAAGCACTCAGAGTAACCACTTCAAGCTTTCACTGGAATGGCGCCTCTAGGATTCTCCAATactttttttctcctttctcTATGTATGTTCTTTATAGCTATGACACCAAGCTCAGGTTTCAATATTGTAAGCCCCACTCGCACTCTCTCATTAATTTGTTAATTACCTGCTGGTTGTTCACAAATTGTTGGTTCACTTGTTTGTTTCCAGTGGCCTTTTGCAGAGAAATACAAGCCTAGCACTCAAGATTGGCCGAACCATGGAGGAGACTTGTATAACAGAAGATATGCTAACACGGAGAAGAAGATAAGCCCTGCAACAGTTTCCAATCTCAGTGTGAAGTGGAAATTCTCCGTGGGAGGTGACATAACTGTAACACCAACCATTTCTGATGGCATTCTCTACTTCCCTAGCTGGAATGGATATCTCTATGCCGTTAAAGAATCTGATGGATCCCTTGTCTGGAAGAAAAATGTGCAGAAGTTGACAGGCTTCAATAACACTGGCTTCATTCTCAATGTCAACTCCACAGTGACAAGATCAACCCCAACAATCGCCGGTGACCTTCTCATTGTTGGAATCTATGGTCCTGCTTTTGTCATTGCTGTCAAAAGGTCCAATGGGAAGCTCGTTTGGTCTACCAGGGTTGATAACCACACCAGAGCCTTTGTCACCATGTCTGGAACATATTACAATGGGTTAGTCAACTTTTCTGTTATGTTTTAATTCTTAGTTTCAATTTTAGGATTAGAAATTCTCTGAAAGTATGGTTTTAGCCCTTTGAATTATACAGTGCTAGTTAACTCATCAGTAAGTCAATGGTGTTACTTCAAAAGAAGTTGAAGTTGGGAAACAGATAAGGAACACCATGCATGTGGTTCGTGGCTGTTTATGCCTGCTTCTGTAGAATCATGAGAATCTTTTATGCCAACTTGATATATTAAGTATTCAGTAATGTGCCAAATAGCTTGCTGTAACCCATGTCTCTGTTTAATTATATTGTAGTTTCTGTATATGTCAACAGAGGTGTTAGACTCTGTCCAACTTAACATACAGGTCTTTGTTTAATTTTATGACAATGTTTAGATCCTTTCAAGACAATTTAGACACCCTATTTGTTTTGTGTGAAACTGAAGTGATCACTTACCTCGAACCCTACTAAATTTATAGTAGTACACTAGTACTGCTAGTGCATATACATACCACCTGTCTATAATGGTAGTCTACAATGTGATTAGCATATATTGTCATGGACTAGGATATACAATCCTTAGAGGCaccaaatttcaatttataaTCTAATTATTGTATGTACCTTTTGAAAGGGGATACTATGTTGGAACATCCTCTCTAGAAGAAGGCCTCACCATCGATCTGTGCTGCACATTTCGGGGGAGCTTCCTTAAATTAGATGTCCAAACAGGAGCAATCTTGTGGCAGACCTTCATGCTACCAGACAACTTTGGCAAGTTTGGAGAGTACGCTGGTGCAGCAATCTGGGGAAGTAGTCCTTCTATCGATGTGAAGCGTAACCATGTCTACATTGCCACTTCGAACCTGTATTCAGCTCCTCCGCGTATAATTGAATGCCAGGAACGGGAAAATAATCAAACCATACCTTCACAACCAGATGCCTGCATTGAGCCTGACAACCACTCCGAGTCTATTGTAGCCCTTGATTTAGACACTGGCAAAATCAAATGGTACAAGCAGCTGGGAGGCTATGATATATGGTTCGGTGCATGCCATCGGCATTTGGACCCAAGGTGCCCTCCCGGTCCAAGTCCAGACGCTGATTTTGGGGAAGCACCAATGATGCTTACCACAAAAATTAATGGGACTAAGAGAGATATAGTAGTTGCTGTTCAGAAAAGTGGGTTTGCATGGGCTCTGGACCGAGATACTGGTAGCTTAGTGTGGTCTACGGTTAGTTTTCTAGTTGAACTATTGGATTAACTAAAACTGGTCTTATTTCTGTATAAATCACTGAACAACGTACATGCTTTGATACAGGAAGCTGGACCAGGAGGCTTAGGAGGAGGAGCCATGTGGGGTGCAGCCACTGACGAAAAGAGGGTCTATACTAACATTGCCAACAGCCAACACAAGAACTTCACCCTAAAACCATCCCAGAACACTACAATTGCTGGTGGATGGGTAGCAATGGAGGCTCGCAGTGGCAATATCTTATGGTCCACAGCCAATGCTAATGATGCTACCGCCCCGGCTGCAGTTACTGTGGCTAATGGTGTTGTTTTTGGTGGCTCCACGTACCGGCAAGGACCAATATATGCAATGAATGCTAAGACAGGAAAGATTTTGTGGTCGTATGATACAGGAGCAACTGTGTATGGGGGGATTTCGGTAAGCAATGGATGCATTTACCTCGGAAATGGTTACAAGGTCTTTAATGGATTTGTGAACCCAAATTACACTGCAGGAACCTCGTTCTATGCCTTCTGTGTTTAATAACTACAAATATCCCCTCGGTGCAATATGTATCTTTTCTCTTAGATAAAATGatcaaataataataagaatatGGGAACAGTACCTGATctatcggccactaataactttcgtacctcaagttcaaaaaatatcagattggtacctggacttttaATTCCGACCCAATATTAgtacctgggaacagtaaagCTGTTAACGGGGTTAACTTTTCAAAGGTAAACATGTCCTTTCAAGGGAAACCTATTCCTCTTCCCCAATTTTCAAACTGGCTGCAACACCAGAAACTCATAGTCGAAGAAGTCGAATCCAACACCTCAATGTTCTCACAGCTTGCATTAGACATTGATGCAATATCCTCATAGGCATCTAAAAACCCAAATTTGTCTTCGGTAAAGCTCCCCATTATGCTTTTGACTTTTCGAGACAAGCAACGCAATTGAGTATCAGTAGTTATCATGATATGGATTTAATTTGCATCTAGAAGTGAATTTTCTTTGAAGGGTAGTTGTGTGATGAGTAGATGCATAGCAAAATGGATTGAAGCAGAATTTGATTATTTGTAACTTTTTCTTTCTGGGAGAGAAGATGAAATCCTCTCTAGCTCATCTGCGAGTTGCCTTCCTTCCCTCTAGCTCCAAGACTCATCATAAAATGGATCAAACACATATGCAATCACAGAAACTCAATCGAGAATTGCATAATTAACATAATTAACAAAACCCAATTGAGATTTCACACAAATAACAAAACTCAGTTTATGTTTGACAATTGAATGAGTCTAAGTTGAACACTGAAGACAAAATAGCATAATTAACAATAAACGTCAAATTTCATATAATCAACAAAACCCAGTTGAGATTTTGAATAATTAACAAAGCCCATTGGAGGGAGGTGGTTGTTA encodes the following:
- the LOC133726416 gene encoding uncharacterized protein LOC133726416 is translated as MAPLGFSNTFFLLSLCMFFIAMTPSSGFNIWPFAEKYKPSTQDWPNHGGDLYNRRYANTEKKISPATVSNLSVKWKFSVGGDITVTPTISDGILYFPSWNGYLYAVKESDGSLVWKKNVQKLTGFNNTGFILNVNSTVTRSTPTIAGDLLIVGIYGPAFVIAVKRSNGKLVWSTRVDNHTRAFVTMSGTYYNGGYYVGTSSLEEGLTIDLCCTFRGSFLKLDVQTGAILWQTFMLPDNFGKFGEYAGAAIWGSSPSIDVKRNHVYIATSNLYSAPPRIIECQERENNQTIPSQPDACIEPDNHSESIVALDLDTGKIKWYKQLGGYDIWFGACHRHLDPRCPPGPSPDADFGEAPMMLTTKINGTKRDIVVAVQKSGFAWALDRDTGSLVWSTEAGPGGLGGGAMWGAATDEKRVYTNIANSQHKNFTLKPSQNTTIAGGWVAMEARSGNILWSTANANDATAPAAVTVANGVVFGGSTYRQGPIYAMNAKTGKILWSYDTGATVYGGISVSNGCIYLGNGYKVFNGFVNPNYTAGTSFYAFCV
- the LOC133726417 gene encoding uncharacterized protein LOC133726417 is translated as MAALRSFNNLLALSLFTTLCLLITLPGANGDDWFQSHIATQNWLNHGGNLYNTRYASKETKISPTTVSNLRLKWKFFAGDHITATPATYDDKLYFPSWNGYIYAVKASDGSLIWKKNLLTLTGLNTTGFVFAINTTVSRSTPTIAGDHDELLIIGLHAPAVVIAVERSTGKLVWSTSLDSHPASIITMSGTYYKGSIYVGTSSQEESVTVEKCCTFRGSLAKLDVKSGVIMWKTFMLPDNHGDLGQYSGAAIWGSSPSIDVFRKHVYIATGNTYSVPENVSLCQENQNNSTLPTHSDSCIEPDNHGNSILALDMDSGEIKWYHQLGGYDVWFLQCLFNTSTCPPGPNVDADFGEAPMMLSAQVNGSKLDLVVAVQKSGFAWALDRNNGSLVWSTQAGPSGIGGGGIWGAATDAKRVYTNIANSGAKNFTLKPSNKITTSGGWVAMVSGSGEILWSTANPSNATSYGPVSVANDVLFGGSTSPKGEIYAMDAKTGEVLWSYVTGATVYGGMSISNGCIYIGNGYRPPFTAGTSLFAFCVT